GGCCCGAGCAGGGGTCTCCGCCCCCGAAGACGCGGCCGGAGCCGAGCCGGATGGAGCGCTGGAAGGCTCGCTCAGCCTGGGTGAATTTGCCCTGACTCTGGTAGACCACGCCCAGCTCGTTGTAGGCGACGGCGTCTTCCGGGTCGACGCGCAGCGCCTGGGCGTAGGACTCCTCAGCGCGGGCATAGTCGCGGCGGGACATGGCGGCGCGGGCGGATTGGATGAAGGCGAACCCCCGCCCGGGCGGAGGGCTCGGGGGGGGGCGCCTCGGCGCCGGCTCCGGGGGCGGACCCGCGGCCGCGGGATGGTCAGGTGGGGCGAAGACCCCCCCGGTCTCCAGCGCGGGGGCGGGCGGCGGCGGGCGCCGCCCGCGCGACGCATACAGCCACCAGAGGCGGGCCCAGCGATAGAGCCGGAAATGCTTGTACCAGGAGTTCCTGGGGTCGATGACCTCGTCGCCGTACCTGATCCCGAAGTCGTTGACTCCCATCATGGCGACCACCATGTCCGGATGATACTCCTCCAGGTCGGCCGCCAGCCGCGCCAGGATGTCCGTGGTGTTGCCCCCGGGGATGCCCTTGTCTATCACGCTGAACCGCATCCCGGTCATCCTGGAGTTGAGAGCGCCCTCCAGGAAGCGCGGGTACTCGTTCCAGGTCGTGGATTCGCCCAGGCACATGATGCGGTAGCCGTCCTGGCGCCGCAAGGCGAGGGAGTTCCCCCGCTCGTGCAGGAACCGCATCACGGCTCCGCCCGCGCGCAGAGCGGCTTCGAGGGCCGCCAAAGTGAGACAGAGGCTCACCAGCGCCAGGAGCAGCTTGGAGCCTAGGCGGCCGTCCGTCCGTCTCCCGGGGCGCGTCAGCGCCATGATCTATTGCCGGCCCTGCCGGCGGAAGTACCGGCGCAGGATCGCCTCCGAGATGTTGTCCGCCAGGAGCTGGTTGCCTTTCGGGGTGCAGTGGCCAAAGTCTCCTCCGAAGAGATCCGTGAAGTATTCCGCGTATGACTCCCTGCGCACCGCTTCCCGGAAGACCGCCTCGTTGTCGACGAACAGAGGCTCGTCCGGGAGCCCCGCGAAGATCCTGCGCAGCGGGGAGACGCTCATCATGGGGTACTGGACGCAGACCAGCCGGATGCTCTTGGCGTCGAGCAGCTCTTTTAACCGGAGGTAGTTCCGGGCGGTCATGGGGTTGGCGCGCGTGCGCAGTTCGGACGTCTTTCTTTCGTAGAGTCGCGCCTGGGCGGCGTCGCCAAGCCGGGCGTAGAGCAAGGACAGCGCGGCGCAGGCCCAGTCATTGCCGGGGTCGAGCTCGATCGCCTCCCGGTAATACCTCTGCGCGTCCGAGAGATGGCCTTGGTCCCGGTAGAACTCGGCCAGCTCGAAGCGGGCCTTGTCATCGCGAGGTTTGAGCTCCAGGGCCTTGCGGAACATGGCTTCCGCGTCCTTGAGGCGCCCCTCATCCTTGTATATCCGGCCTAAGCCTAAAGCGGCGTCGCCGCTGCCTGCGATATGCCGACCGGCCAGCTGGACGGAGCGTGCGAAGGCTTTTCTGGCCTGGGGGTATTTGTGCTGGCTCTTGTAGATGACGCCGAGCTCGTTGAGGGCGACGTCGTTGTGCGGGTCGGAGGCCGCGGTCTGCCGGAGCAGTCTCTCGGCCCGGGCATAGTCCTGCAGGGCCACCGCGGCCCGGGCCTCCTGGATGCGGTCGGCGTCGGGTCCGGGGGGCAAGACGAGCAGGTCGGTGGGCTTGGGCGGGCGGGCGTCCTGCGGCATGGGCTGGTCCGGCACGCGGCGGAATGTTCCGGGGTCCGGGCCGCGCTTGGGGGGGACCTTTCTTCCCGTGAGCTTGTTGGCGGCCTGCATCCACATGATGCGAGCCAGCCGGTAGATGCGCAGATGCCGGAACAGGAAGCCGCCGGCTTCGGGGATGTCCTCGTAGTATCTGACGGCGCCGAAGTCATTGATCCCCATCATGGCGACCACCATGTCGGGCCGGTGCCGCTCGAGCTCGGTCCGGGCCCGGTCCAGGACGTCCGAGCTGTTGGCTCCGGCCATGCCCGCGTCGATGACGGCGAAGCTCAGGCCAGCGCCGGACCTGTTGAGGGCGGCTTCGAGCGGCATGGGATACTGCCGCCAGGTGGTGGACTCGCCGAGGCAGACGATGCGATAGACGCCTTTTGCACGCGCCGCCTGGAGGTCCCGGCGCTGCTGTAGCAAGGTCGATGCGCAGCCGCCCAGACGCAGGGCGGCTTCGAACAGGACCAAGGCGCAGCCCAGCCCGATGAGCGCGGCCAGCAGTTTTCGGGAGGGTGCCGCCTCTGCCGGCCCGGCCGGATGCATTAGCGCTATAATATATCCCCTTTCGAGGCGCGTCAACCCATGCCAATCTCCCCTCAGCCTCGCTCCGGACTGAAGTCCAGGCTTTTCAGCTTGGCGCTGGGAGTGCTCTGCGCCGCGGTCCTGCTCGAGCTCGGGCTGCGGTTCGTGGGCCTGGGCTTCCTGTTCCTGCAGGAGCGGCGCAACCGCGTGACGCTGAGGCATCCGGGCGCCTATCGCATCCTCTGCGTGGGGGACTCCATGACCGCCGGAACCTACCCGCGCTATCTCGAGGAGATCCTCAACGCGCGGGGCGCGGGCCGCCGCTTCGCGGTCATAGACGAGGGCCGCCTCGCGACGACCTCGCGCCAGGCTTTGGCGACCTTGCCGGAGCATCTGGCCAAGTACCGGCCCGACATGGTGCTGGCCATGATGGGCGCCAACGATGTGGGAGAGGTCCTGCTCTACGGAGGGGTGCCGGCCTCCGGCGGCTCTTCCTTGAGGATCCTGCGCCTGGCGGGTTTCCTGCGCTACCTCGCGGCTCAGCGCTGGCCCGGACGGGCGGCGGCGCTTGCCCCGCGGATCTATGGCCCCCCCCAGCGCCGTTCCTCGCCCGAGGCCGAAGC
This genomic stretch from Elusimicrobiota bacterium harbors:
- a CDS encoding tetratricopeptide repeat protein codes for the protein MALTRPGRRTDGRLGSKLLLALVSLCLTLAALEAALRAGGAVMRFLHERGNSLALRRQDGYRIMCLGESTTWNEYPRFLEGALNSRMTGMRFSVIDKGIPGGNTTDILARLAADLEEYHPDMVVAMMGVNDFGIRYGDEVIDPRNSWYKHFRLYRWARLWWLYASRGRRPPPPAPALETGGVFAPPDHPAAAGPPPEPAPRRPPPSPPPGRGFAFIQSARAAMSRRDYARAEESYAQALRVDPEDAVAYNELGVVYQSQGKFTQAERAFQRSIRLGSGRVFGGGDPCSGLARIYNAQGRAAMAEKMFKQAAVWKPWDARARFELAGFYKDHGDDAAAERWYQKALELDPENDWACAALGLLYSRTGRGESARRYQDRARELRARHSPVTVRNYLRLKELLDAKGIRLVCVQYPMLSAAPLQRIFAEHEDEPLFVDNEAVFREAVRRESYAEYFRDLFGGDFGHCTPKGNQLLADNIAQAILRRYFRR
- a CDS encoding tetratricopeptide repeat protein; the encoded protein is MHPAGPAEAAPSRKLLAALIGLGCALVLFEAALRLGGCASTLLQQRRDLQAARAKGVYRIVCLGESTTWRQYPMPLEAALNRSGAGLSFAVIDAGMAGANSSDVLDRARTELERHRPDMVVAMMGINDFGAVRYYEDIPEAGGFLFRHLRIYRLARIMWMQAANKLTGRKVPPKRGPDPGTFRRVPDQPMPQDARPPKPTDLLVLPPGPDADRIQEARAAVALQDYARAERLLRQTAASDPHNDVALNELGVIYKSQHKYPQARKAFARSVQLAGRHIAGSGDAALGLGRIYKDEGRLKDAEAMFRKALELKPRDDKARFELAEFYRDQGHLSDAQRYYREAIELDPGNDWACAALSLLYARLGDAAQARLYERKTSELRTRANPMTARNYLRLKELLDAKSIRLVCVQYPMMSVSPLRRIFAGLPDEPLFVDNEAVFREAVRRESYAEYFTDLFGGDFGHCTPKGNQLLADNISEAILRRYFRRQGRQ